CGCCTCGTCGGCAATCCGGTGCGCAAGGAAGTGCTGGCACTGCGCGACGAGCCGTTCCCGGCGTTGACCGAGGATGGCCAGTTCCGCGTGCTGGTGACCGGCGGCAGCCAGGGTGCCACCATTCTCTCGACGGTGGTGCCCGATGGCCTCGGCTTGCTGCCGCTTGGCCTGCGCCGCAACCTCAAGGTCGTGCAGCAGTGCCGGCCGGAGGATATCGAGGATGTCCGCCGCCGCTACGCCGAACTCGGCATCGATGCGGAGCTGGCGACCTACATGCAGGACATGCCCGATCGGCTGCGCTGGTCGCAGCTCGTGATCGCGCGCGCCGGCGCGTCGACGATCGCCGAGCTGACCGTCGCCGGCCGCCCCGCGATCCTGATTCCGCTGCCTTCGGCGATGGACGATCACCAGACCGCGAACGTCGTCGAGATCGTCGACGCCGGCGGTGCGCGCGCGATCGTGCAGAGCGTCTTCACCCCCGTGGAACTCGCCAAGCAGATCCAGAAGCTGGCCGGCGAACCCGGCGCGCTCGCCGAGGCGGCGGCGCGGATGCGCGAATGCGGCCGCCCCGATGCGGCGTCGGCACTGGCGGACGTGGTCGAATCCTATGGCGTGACGGTGCGTGAAACCGCGCCGGCCCCGCGCGGGAGCGTCTACGCATGAAGGGGTTCGCAACCGATATCGGCACGATCCACTTCATCGGCATCGGCGGCATCGGCATGTCCGGCATCGCCGAGGTGATGCACAATATGGGCTATGACGTGCAGGGCAGCGACGTCGCCGAATCCTATGTCGTCGAAGGGCTGCGCAGCCGCGGCATCCGCGTGTTCATCGGCCATGAGGCGGCGAACGTGGAAGGCGCGGCGGTGATCGTCACCTCCACCGCGATCAAGCGCGGCAACCCGGAAGTCGAGCGCGCCTATCAGCTGCGCATCCCCGTCGTGCGCCGCGCCGAGATGCTCGCCGAGCTGATGCGGCTGAAGTCGACCGTCGCGGTCGCGGGCACCCACGGCAAGACCACGACCACCTCGATGATCGCCGCGCTGCTCGATGCCGGCGGCGTCGATCCGACCGTGATCAACGGCGGCATCATCAACAGCTACGGCTCCAACGCGCGCCTCGGCGCCAGCGACTGGATGGTGGTGGAGGCCGACGAGAGCGACGGCAGCTTCCTGCGGCTGGACGGCACCGTCTCGGTCGTCACCAACATCGATCCCGAGCATCTCGACCATTATGGCGGGTTCGACGCGGTCAAGGATGCGTTCGTCCAGTTCGTCGAGAATGTGCCCTTCTACGGCGCGGCGCTGCTCTGCCTCGATCATCCCGAGGTGCAGGCGATCCTGCCGCGCGTGCGCGACCGCCGCATCGTCACCTACGGCTTCTCGGCGCAGGCCGACGTCCGCGGCGAGCATGTGACGCCGGTGCCCGGCGGCAACCGCTTCGATGCGGTGATCCGCCATCGCGACGGGTCGCAACGCACCATTGCCGATATCATGCTGCCGATGCCCGGACGGCACAACGTCCAGAACGCGCTCGCCGCGATCGGCGTCGCGCTCGAACTCGGCATCGAGGACGCGACGATCGTCGAGGGCTTCTCGCGCTTCGGCGGGGTCAAGCGGCGCTTCACCAAGGTGGGCGAGGTCGATGGCGCGATCGTGATCGACGATTATGGCCATCATCCGGTGGAGATCCGCGCGGTGCTCGCGGCGGCGCGCGAAGGGGCGCAGAATCGCGTGATCGCGGTGGCGCAGCCGCATCGCTTCACCCGCCTGGAAAGCCTGATGGACGAGTTCGCGCAGGCGTTCAACGACGCCGACATCGTCTATATCAGCCCGGTCTATGCCGCGGGCGAGGCGCCGATCGCGGGCGTCGATGCGGCGGCGCTGGTCGCCGGCATCCAGCTGCGCGGCCACCGCGCCGCTGCGACCATCGCCAGCGCCGACGCGCTCGCCGCCGAACTGGCGCGCGTGGCGGAGCCCGACGACCTGATCGTCTGCCTGGGCGCGGGCGACATCACCAAATGGGCCGCCGGCCTCGCCGATGCGATCCGCGCCGCGCGCGCGGCGGCGGCGGCCTGATGGCGGCGCTCGCCCTTCCTCCGCTCTCCGGCAGCGTCGAGCCCGGCGGCAGCCTCGCCGACTTCATCTGGTTCCGCACCGGCGGGCCGGCCGAATGGCTGGTGCGCCCCGGCGACACCGCCGATCTCGCCGCCTTCATGGCGGCGCTGCCGCCGTCGCTGCCGGTGCTGCCGGTCGGCGTCGGCTCCAACCTGATCGTGCGCGACGGCGGCGTGCCGGGCGTGGTCGTGCGCCTGCCCAAGAGCTTCGCCAAGGTGGCGGTCGAACCCGGGCATCGGGTGCGCGCCGGCGGTGCGGCGATGGGCATCACGGTGGCATCGGCGGCGCGCGATGCGGGCATCGCCGGCCTCGAATTCCTGCGCGGCATCCCCGGCACGGTCGGCGGTGCGGTCAGGATGAACGCCGGCGCCTATGGCCGCGACACCGGCGATATCCTCATCGAGGCGACCCTGGTGCTGCGCGACGGCAGCGTCGAGACCTGGCCGGCGGCGAAGCTGGGCTACACCTATCGCCATTCGGCGCTGCCCGCGGGCGCGGTGGTGGTGCAGGCCTTGTTCGCCGGCACGCCGGGCGACCCCGCCACGATCGGCGCCGAGATGGACCGCATCGCCGCCGAGCGCGAGGCCAGCCAGCCGCTGCGCAGCCGCACCGGCGGCTCGACCTTCAAGAACCCGGAAGGCCACAAGGCGTGGGCGCTGATCGACGCCGCCGGCTGCCGGGGCCTGACCCGCGGTGACGCGCAGGTCTCCGAAAAGCATTGCAACTTCCTGCTCAACCTCGGCACCGCGACCTCTGCCGACATCGAGGCGTTGGGCGAAGAGGTGCGCGCGCGGGTGAAGGCGCATTCGGGAATCGAGCTGGAATGGGAAATCCAGCGGATCGGGGTGAAGGCGTGAGCACTATATTGCACATCGCGGTTCTGATGGGCGGCTGGTCGTCCGAACGCGAGGTTTCGCTGATGAGCGGCAACGGCGTGGCGGACGCGCTGGAGAGCCGTGGCCACCGCGTTACCCGCATCGACATGGGCCATGACGTCGCCGAGAAGCTCGCCGCCGCCGCGCCCGACGTCGTGTTCAACGCGCTGCACGGCACCCCGGGCGAGGACGGCACGATCCAGGGCCTGCTCGACCTGATGGGGCTCACCTACACCCATTCCGGCCTCGCCACGTCGGTGATCGCGATCGACAAGCAGCTCACCAAGATGGTGCTGGCGCCGCACGGCGTGCGCATGCCGGGCGGCCATGTCGTGACGTCGGAGAGCCTGTATCTCGGCGATCCGCTGCCGCGGCCCTATGTGCTCAAGCCGATCAACGAAGGCTCGTCCGTGGGCGTCGCCATCGTCACCGCCGGCGGCAATTATGGCGATCCGATCGGCCGCGACACCGTCGGGCCGTGGAACGCGTTCGAAAGCCTGCTGGCCGAGCCCTTCATCCGCGGCCGCGAACTGACCACCGCGGTGCTCGACGATCGCGCGCTGGCGGTGACCGAGCTCAAGCCCAAGAGCGGCTTCTACGACTATGAGTCCAAATATACCGACGGGCTGACCGAGCATGTCTGCCCGGCGAACATCCCGGAGGAGATCGCCGCGGCCTGCCTTGACATGGCGCTGAAGGCGCATCGGGTGCTGGGCTGCAAGGGCACCAGCCGCGCCGACTTCCGCTGGGACGACGAGCGCGGCGTGGACGGGCTCTACCTGCTTGAGGTCAACACACAGCCGGGGATGACGCCGCTCAGCCTGGTGCCCGAACAGGCCCGGTTCATCGGCATGGACTATGCGTCGCTGTGCGAGGCGATCGTACGGGAAGCGCTGGCGGGCAAGGGGGAACGATGAGCGCACGGACGGTCAAGCGGAAGGGGGCATCCCCCAAGCGGCGCAGCGGGCAGAGCCGGCCGTCGATACTGTCGCGCGCCGCGGCGGCGCTGCCGATCTCCTCGGCCACGCTCGATCGCCTGCTCAACGGCACGCTGGTGCTGCTGGTGGGCGGCGTCGCGCTGGTCGGCATCAGCTTCCTGGGGCTGCCGGCGATGGCCTATACCGAGGTTGCGGAAGCCGCCGGCCGCGCGGGCTTCGAGGTCAAGCGCGTCGAGGTGACCGGCATCGACAAGATGGACCGGCTGACGGTCTACGCTGTCGCGCTGGATCAGCATTCGATGGCGATGCCGCTGGTCGACCTCGAAAAGGTCCGCGCGCAGCTGATGACCTATGGCTGGATCGCCGACGCGCGCGTCTCGCGCCGCCTGCCCGATACGCTGCTGGTCGACATCGTCGAGCGCAAGCCGGTGGCGGTGTGGCAGAACAACCAGGAACTGAGCCTGATCGACGCCGACGGCGTGGTGCTGGAACAGATCGCGGCGAACGCCGTCCCCGACCTGCCGATGCTGATCGGTCCCGACGCCAACCGCCAGACCGGCCGGCTCGCGACACTGATCGAGGCCGCCCCGGCGCTGCGCCCGACCATCGCCGGCGCGAGCTGGGTCGGCCATCGCCGCTGGGACGTGCGCTTCCGTTCGGGGGAGACGCTGGCGCTGCCCGAGGGGGACGAGGCCGCCGCCAAGGCGCTCGTCACCTTCGCCCGGATGGAGGGCGTGGAACGGCTGCTGGGCCGTGGCTTCACCCGCTTCGACATGCGGGACCCGACCCGGTTCGTGGTCCGCGTGCCCGAAGGCGTGCGCAAGGCGGCGGCTGCCGCCGCCGCCGCGAAAGCCGCCGAACAGAGCGGCGTCGCGGCACCGGAGGATGAGACCGAGAAGGCGCGCCGCGAGGCGGAAACCGCTGCGTTGAAGGGAGACGCGTGATGGCACAACCTAAAGGGGAACTGATCACGGCGGTCGACATCGGCAGCTGGAAGGTCTCGGCGCTGATCGCGGAGCGCAGCGAAAGCGGCGACCTGCAGGTGCTGGGCACCGGCCAGCGCGAAAGCCGCGGCGTCAAGCGCGGCTATGTCGCCGACATGCGCGCGACCGAACTCGCGGTGCGGGAAGCGGTGGAACAGGCCGAGCGCATCGCCGGCGTCAGCATCGAGGATGTCTGGGTCAGCTTCTCGGCGGGCGGCCTGATCAGCGACATCGTCTCGGTCGAGGTCGAGATGGGCGGTCACCGCATCGAGCAGCAGGACATCGACGAGCTGCTCGCGGCGGGCAAGAGCTCGATCGATCCCGAAGGCCGCATGATCCTGCACGCGCAGCCCGCGCTCTACACGCTCGATGGCCTCACCGGCGTGAAGGACGCGCTGGGCCTCCACGCCGACCGGCTGGGCGTCGACATCCACGTCGTCGCCGCGGACGGGTCGCCGGTGCGCAACCTCGGGCTGTGCGTCGCCAGCGCGCACCTTGCGGTCAAGTCGATCATCGCCTCGCCGGTCGCGACGGGCATGGCCTGCCTGTCCGCCGAGGAGCGGGAGCTGGGCGTGGCGCTCGTCGAGATGGGCGCCGGCGTCACCAACATCTCGCTGTTCTGCGGCGGCATGCTCGTCGGCCTCACCTCGCTGCCCTATGGCGCGGCGGACATCACCGACGACCTCGCCTCCGCCTTCGGCACCAGTCGCGCGCAGGCCGAGCGGCTGAAATGCTTCTACGGATCCGCCACCGCGAGCCCGCGCGACAATCACGACATGATCGAGGTGACGCCGATCAGCTCTGAACAGGATGGCAGCGAGGGCATCCGCATCACCCGCGCGCAGCTGATCGGCGTGATCCGCCAGCGGCTGGAGCATCTGGTCGGCGAGATCGGCAAGGCGCTGAAGGATATGGGTTTCGGCGGCCCTGTCGGCCGGCAGGTGGTGCTCACCGGCGGCGGCGCCGAGCTCAAGGGCATCGCCGATTATGCGCAGGGCGTGCTCGGCCGTTCGGTGCGGATCGGCCGCCCGCGCGGGCTCGCGGCAATCCCCGATGCGCACAGCGGGCCTGCCTTCGCGACGCTGGCAGGGCTGGTGCACTACGCGGCGACCAACCCGGTTGATCTGCGCGCGATCCAGCCGGCCAATCAGATGGTCCACCGCAGCAATTCAACTGCCTGGGTTCACAAGCTTATTTCTGCGTTCAAGACCGGCTATTAGGAAAATGCGTCCACCCGTTAACTTTTGTGTCGATTTGGGGACTCGCTTGATTCATAAGAATCGAGGGGGAAGCCAGCCGTGCCGGCTCCACCGAGGGGAGAAAGTCCAGTGAGTATCGAGTTCATTCCTCCGCAGGTTGACGAACTGCGGCCGCGCATCACCGTCATCGGTGTCGGCGGCGCCGGCGGCAACGCCATTGCGAACATGATTGCGGCGCAGGTCCAGGGCGTCGATTTCGTGGTCGCCAACACCGACGCGCAGGCGCTCAACGCCAGCCCGGCGGAGCGGCGCATCCAGCTCGGTCTCCGGATCACCCAGGGCCTCGGCGCCGGCTCGCGTCCCGAAATCGGCCGTGCGGCGGCCGAGGAGACGCTGGAGCAGGTCGATCGCGCGCTCGACGGCGCGCATATGTGCTTCATCGCCGCCGGCATGGGCGGCGGCACCGGCACCGGCGCGGCGCCGGTGATCGCCAAGGCGGCGCGGGACAAGGGGATCCTGACCGTCGGCGTCGTCACCAAGCCGTTCAGCTTCGAAGGCTCGCGCCGCTCGCGCGCAGCCGAGTCCGGCATCGCCGAGCTCCAGAAGCATGTCGATACGCTGATCGTCATCCCCAACCAGAACCTCTTCCTGATCGCCAACGCGAACACGACCTTCAAGGAAGCGTTCCAGATGGCGGACGAGGTGCTGCAGCAGGGCGTGCGCGGCATCACCGACCTGATGGTCATGCCCGGCCTGATCAACCTCGACTTCGCCGACGTTCGCTCGGTGATGGGGGAAATGGGCAAGGCGATGATGGGCACCGGCGAGGCCGATGGCGACAACCGCGCCATCCTGGCCGCCGAAAAGGCGATCGCCAACCCGCTGCTCGACGGCGTTTCGATGAAGGGTGCCAAGGGCGTCATCATCTCGATCACCGGCGGCGACGACATGCGCCTGCTGGAGGTCGACGAGGCCGCGAACCACATCCGCGAACTGGTCGATCCCGATGCGAACATCATCTGGGGTTCGGCGTTCAACAACGATCTCGACGGCAAGATCCGCGTGTCGGTGGTCGCCACCGGCATCGAGGCGGAAGCGGTGGTCGCGCCCGAACCGGCGCGCGTCCTTTCCTTCCCGGGCGGCCGCAAGGACGATGCGCCTGCCGCCGCAGCAGCGCCGGCCCCGGCCGCGCCGCAGCGTTTCGATGCGCCGTCCTTCGTGCCGCGCCAGCAGGGTGTCGGGGCGCCGATTTCCGCGCCGCGCCCCGAACTGGTGCTCGACACGCCGGAGCCGGCGACCCAGCCGGCGCCGGCGCGCCCGGTGCTGCGCTTCGAGGACGATGCGGTCGCCGGCCAGCCGGTGCCCGAGGAACTGACCCTCGACACCCCGGCCGACCCCAACGAGCTGCTGCTCGACAAGGGCGAGATCCAGCCGCCGCCGGCGCGCCCTGCGGCCGGTGAGGCCGAAGCCGGGGGCCGCGGCCGCCCGACGACGACCGCGCCGCGCATCGGCAATGGCGGCGGCACCCTGTTCGAGCGCATGTCGAACATCACCCGCGGCACCGCCAAGACGCCGGGTGGCGATGAAGGCACGCCGGATATCCCGCGCTTCCTCAACCGCCAGAACAACCAGTAACGATGCTCCCCTCCCGCGTGCGGGAGGGGGACTCGTCCGTACGACGAACCGGCCCGCCGCATCTCCCCGCGCGGGCCGGTTGCCGTTTCCGGCCTTCTCCGGTCTATCGCCGCAAGATCATGACATCGTTTCGGAGAATCTTGCTGGCGGCATCGGGTACGATGGCGCTTGTCGCGTTCGCATGCCCCGCATCGGCATGGGCGCAGGCCATCGATCCGGAGGATGTGCCCGTCCGGGTGGCCCCGCGCAGCCCCACCGAGATCGTGCAGCAGCCGACGCCGATCGCCGACCAGCTGGCGGAACAGGTCCGCGCGCTCGCCCGCGATCCGCGCGATATCCGCGCGCTGCTCGGCGCCGGCCAGGCGGCGCTGCAGCTTGGCGATGCCAACGCTGCATTCGATTTCTTCTCGCGCGCCGAACGGGTCTCGCCGTCGAACGGCTATGCCAAGGCGGGGCAGGGCAGCGCGCTGCTCGCGCTCGAACGGCCGCGCGATGCGCTGCGGCTGTTCGATAGCGCCGCGGCGCTCGGCATCCCGGTGGCGCAGTTCGCCGCCGATCGCGGGCTCGCTTATGACCTGACCGGCGATCCCCGCCGCGCGCAGCGCGACTATCAGGCCGCCCTCGCGCGCAGCCCCGACGACGAAACGACCCGCCGCTACGCGCTCAGCCTCGGCATCTCGGGCGACCGCGCGGAGGCGCTCGCGCTGCTCGATCCGTTGCTCTACCGCCGCGACGTCGGCGCGTGGCGCGTGCGTGCGTTCGTGCTGGCGATGACCGGCGACGTGCCCGGCGCGCAGTCGATCGCCAATCAGGTGATGCCCGCGCGTGCCGCGGCCGCGATGGCGCCGTTCTTCGCGCGGCTCGGCGGACTGAGCCCGATGCAGCGCGCCTATGCCGTCCATCTCGGCCAGCTCCCCGCCAATGGCACGCGCTATGCGCAGGTGGAGCGCGGCGACGGCTTCCGGGCGGGTACGACCCCGCCGCCGCCGATCCCGCCGGCGCAGCCGCGGCCGGAGGATGTCACCCAGCCGGTCGTTCGCGCACCGGTTTCGCGCGCGCCGCGCCGCCGGCCGGGGTGGACCGGCGGATCGCGGATCACGCGGACGCTGGATCCCACGCCGATGCCGGCGCCCGATCCGGTGCAACCCGGTTCCCCCGTGGCGGTTACGCGCGAACGCGCCGCTGCCGGGGCGGGGACGGCACCGCAACGGGTGACGCCCCCGGCCGCCGCACCGGCGCCGGCGCCAACGCCGACACCGACACCGACACCTTCGCCCCCGGTTCCTGCACCGGTCCCGGCACCCGCCGCGCCGACCTCGGCGATCACGCCGCAGCGGGTGCCGGCACGTCCGCCGGGCGCCGCCGTTGCCGCGCCGCGTGCGCCCGCGCCGTCGCTGGCGGTCACCGCGCCCCCGACGCGCACGGCCGCCACGCCCCCCGGCGGGATTCCGCCGGCCGAGGCCGCGCGCCGCGCTGCCGAGGCGGCCACGGCGGCGCCGCTGCCCGCACCCGCGCCGACGCCACAGCCGAAGCCGGCCGTGGCGCAGACGCCGGCACCGGGTGCCGCGAAGCCGGTGGTCGGGCCGCCGGTCCCTCCGGGGATCGCCGCGCCGAAGGCTGCAGCCCCGGCGGTTGCCGCATCGACGCCTGCGGCCCCGGCGGTGCCCGCGCCGACCCCCGCGGCAACCCCCTCTCCGGCGCCGTCTCCCGCACCCGGGCCGACGCCGTCGCCGGTGCCGAAGCCCGTGGCGACGCCCAGGCCGGCGGCTGACGCCAAGGCGGCTGCAGCGGCGAAGAAGCCACCCGCCAAGCCGGTGAAGAAGGAACCGCCCAAGCCCAAGCATCCGGCGCGGGAATGGGTGCAGATCGCGGGTGGCGCCAACAAGGCGGCGCTGCCCAGGGAATGGGCGCGTTTGAAGGCGGCCGAACCCAGGCTGGTCGCCGGACTAAAAGCCTGGACAATGCCGCTGCGCGCGACCAATCGGCTGCTGGTGGGCCCGTTCGCGTCGAGCGGGGCCGCGCAGGAGTTCGTCAACCGCATGACCAAGGCCGGCCATCAGGCGTTCGCCGTCTCCAGCGAAGAGGGCCAGGCGGTCGAGCCGCTCGGCGCCAGGTGACCATGCGTAACCGCTGGGCAAGCGATCCGGCGACCAGCCGGGGGCGGCGCCATGCGGAGCCGGGCGCGGAAACGCGCGGGCCGCGCGATGCCTTCCAGCGCGACCGCGACCGCATCGTCCATTCCACCGGCTTCCGCCGGCTGCGGCACAAGACGCAGGTGTTCCTGGCGCCCGATGGCGATCATTTCCGTGTGCGGCTGACGCACAGCCTGGAAGTGGCGCAGATCGGCCGAACCATCGCGCGCGTGCTGGGGCTGAACGAGGATCTTACCGAAGCGCTGTGCCTCGCGCACGACATCGGCCATCCCCCCTTCGGCCATGCCGGGGAGGAGGCACTGCGCGACGCGCTCGCCGATCATGGCGGCTGGGATCACAACGCGCACACGCTGCGCGTGCTGACGCGGCTGGAAAACCCGTATCCGCACTGGGACGGGCTCAACCTCAGCTGGGAAACGCTCGAGGGGCTCGCCAAGCATAATGGCCCGATCGGCCGGCCGACCTGGGCGATGGCGGAAGCCGATGCCGGCTTCGCGCTCGATCTGGACAGCTGGCCGTCGCTCGAGGCGCAGGTGGCGGCGATCGCCGACGACATCGCCTATGACAATCACGACATCGACGATGGCCTGCGCGCCGGCCTGATCACGCTGGATCAGGTGCTGTCGGTGCCGCTGGTCGAGCGGCAATGGCAGCGCGTGGCGGAGCGGTGCGGCGGCAGCGAACCGCATCGCGTGCAGCGTGAACTGGTGCGCGACCTGATCGGCGTGATGGTCAATGACGTGATCGCCAGCAGCCGCGCCGCGCTGGAGGCGGCGGCGATCGACAGCGCCGATGCCGCGCGTGCGCATCGCGGGCAGCTGGTCGGCTTCTCGCCGTCGATGGCCGAGGCGGAACGGACGCTGAAGCGCTTCATGTACGCCAATCTC
The window above is part of the Sphingomonas sanxanigenens DSM 19645 = NX02 genome. Proteins encoded here:
- the murG gene encoding undecaprenyldiphospho-muramoylpentapeptide beta-N-acetylglucosaminyltransferase → MTASRHYVLAAGGTGGHMVPAHALGAELIARGHSVALVTDERGARIPGLFEGMATHVMPAGRIAGGPIGWLRAGRSILAGRAMARGLNRQVRPSAVIGFGGYPALPALLAALKDGVPAMVHEQNAILGRVNRLLAGRVDIIATAYPDVQRLKPAHAGKVRLVGNPVRKEVLALRDEPFPALTEDGQFRVLVTGGSQGATILSTVVPDGLGLLPLGLRRNLKVVQQCRPEDIEDVRRRYAELGIDAELATYMQDMPDRLRWSQLVIARAGASTIAELTVAGRPAILIPLPSAMDDHQTANVVEIVDAGGARAIVQSVFTPVELAKQIQKLAGEPGALAEAAARMRECGRPDAASALADVVESYGVTVRETAPAPRGSVYA
- the murC gene encoding UDP-N-acetylmuramate--L-alanine ligase, encoding MKGFATDIGTIHFIGIGGIGMSGIAEVMHNMGYDVQGSDVAESYVVEGLRSRGIRVFIGHEAANVEGAAVIVTSTAIKRGNPEVERAYQLRIPVVRRAEMLAELMRLKSTVAVAGTHGKTTTTSMIAALLDAGGVDPTVINGGIINSYGSNARLGASDWMVVEADESDGSFLRLDGTVSVVTNIDPEHLDHYGGFDAVKDAFVQFVENVPFYGAALLCLDHPEVQAILPRVRDRRIVTYGFSAQADVRGEHVTPVPGGNRFDAVIRHRDGSQRTIADIMLPMPGRHNVQNALAAIGVALELGIEDATIVEGFSRFGGVKRRFTKVGEVDGAIVIDDYGHHPVEIRAVLAAAREGAQNRVIAVAQPHRFTRLESLMDEFAQAFNDADIVYISPVYAAGEAPIAGVDAAALVAGIQLRGHRAAATIASADALAAELARVAEPDDLIVCLGAGDITKWAAGLADAIRAARAAAAA
- the murB gene encoding UDP-N-acetylmuramate dehydrogenase translates to MAALALPPLSGSVEPGGSLADFIWFRTGGPAEWLVRPGDTADLAAFMAALPPSLPVLPVGVGSNLIVRDGGVPGVVVRLPKSFAKVAVEPGHRVRAGGAAMGITVASAARDAGIAGLEFLRGIPGTVGGAVRMNAGAYGRDTGDILIEATLVLRDGSVETWPAAKLGYTYRHSALPAGAVVVQALFAGTPGDPATIGAEMDRIAAEREASQPLRSRTGGSTFKNPEGHKAWALIDAAGCRGLTRGDAQVSEKHCNFLLNLGTATSADIEALGEEVRARVKAHSGIELEWEIQRIGVKA
- a CDS encoding D-alanine--D-alanine ligase codes for the protein MGNPADRGEGVSTILHIAVLMGGWSSEREVSLMSGNGVADALESRGHRVTRIDMGHDVAEKLAAAAPDVVFNALHGTPGEDGTIQGLLDLMGLTYTHSGLATSVIAIDKQLTKMVLAPHGVRMPGGHVVTSESLYLGDPLPRPYVLKPINEGSSVGVAIVTAGGNYGDPIGRDTVGPWNAFESLLAEPFIRGRELTTAVLDDRALAVTELKPKSGFYDYESKYTDGLTEHVCPANIPEEIAAACLDMALKAHRVLGCKGTSRADFRWDDERGVDGLYLLEVNTQPGMTPLSLVPEQARFIGMDYASLCEAIVREALAGKGER
- a CDS encoding cell division protein FtsQ/DivIB — translated: MSARTVKRKGASPKRRSGQSRPSILSRAAAALPISSATLDRLLNGTLVLLVGGVALVGISFLGLPAMAYTEVAEAAGRAGFEVKRVEVTGIDKMDRLTVYAVALDQHSMAMPLVDLEKVRAQLMTYGWIADARVSRRLPDTLLVDIVERKPVAVWQNNQELSLIDADGVVLEQIAANAVPDLPMLIGPDANRQTGRLATLIEAAPALRPTIAGASWVGHRRWDVRFRSGETLALPEGDEAAAKALVTFARMEGVERLLGRGFTRFDMRDPTRFVVRVPEGVRKAAAAAAAAKAAEQSGVAAPEDETEKARREAETAALKGDA
- the ftsA gene encoding cell division protein FtsA, whose amino-acid sequence is MAQPKGELITAVDIGSWKVSALIAERSESGDLQVLGTGQRESRGVKRGYVADMRATELAVREAVEQAERIAGVSIEDVWVSFSAGGLISDIVSVEVEMGGHRIEQQDIDELLAAGKSSIDPEGRMILHAQPALYTLDGLTGVKDALGLHADRLGVDIHVVAADGSPVRNLGLCVASAHLAVKSIIASPVATGMACLSAEERELGVALVEMGAGVTNISLFCGGMLVGLTSLPYGAADITDDLASAFGTSRAQAERLKCFYGSATASPRDNHDMIEVTPISSEQDGSEGIRITRAQLIGVIRQRLEHLVGEIGKALKDMGFGGPVGRQVVLTGGGAELKGIADYAQGVLGRSVRIGRPRGLAAIPDAHSGPAFATLAGLVHYAATNPVDLRAIQPANQMVHRSNSTAWVHKLISAFKTGY
- the ftsZ gene encoding cell division protein FtsZ, translating into MSIEFIPPQVDELRPRITVIGVGGAGGNAIANMIAAQVQGVDFVVANTDAQALNASPAERRIQLGLRITQGLGAGSRPEIGRAAAEETLEQVDRALDGAHMCFIAAGMGGGTGTGAAPVIAKAARDKGILTVGVVTKPFSFEGSRRSRAAESGIAELQKHVDTLIVIPNQNLFLIANANTTFKEAFQMADEVLQQGVRGITDLMVMPGLINLDFADVRSVMGEMGKAMMGTGEADGDNRAILAAEKAIANPLLDGVSMKGAKGVIISITGGDDMRLLEVDEAANHIRELVDPDANIIWGSAFNNDLDGKIRVSVVATGIEAEAVVAPEPARVLSFPGGRKDDAPAAAAAPAPAAPQRFDAPSFVPRQQGVGAPISAPRPELVLDTPEPATQPAPARPVLRFEDDAVAGQPVPEELTLDTPADPNELLLDKGEIQPPPARPAAGEAEAGGRGRPTTTAPRIGNGGGTLFERMSNITRGTAKTPGGDEGTPDIPRFLNRQNNQ
- a CDS encoding tetratricopeptide repeat protein, with translation MLAASGTMALVAFACPASAWAQAIDPEDVPVRVAPRSPTEIVQQPTPIADQLAEQVRALARDPRDIRALLGAGQAALQLGDANAAFDFFSRAERVSPSNGYAKAGQGSALLALERPRDALRLFDSAAALGIPVAQFAADRGLAYDLTGDPRRAQRDYQAALARSPDDETTRRYALSLGISGDRAEALALLDPLLYRRDVGAWRVRAFVLAMTGDVPGAQSIANQVMPARAAAAMAPFFARLGGLSPMQRAYAVHLGQLPANGTRYAQVERGDGFRAGTTPPPPIPPAQPRPEDVTQPVVRAPVSRAPRRRPGWTGGSRITRTLDPTPMPAPDPVQPGSPVAVTRERAAAGAGTAPQRVTPPAAAPAPAPTPTPTPTPSPPVPAPVPAPAAPTSAITPQRVPARPPGAAVAAPRAPAPSLAVTAPPTRTAATPPGGIPPAEAARRAAEAATAAPLPAPAPTPQPKPAVAQTPAPGAAKPVVGPPVPPGIAAPKAAAPAVAASTPAAPAVPAPTPAATPSPAPSPAPGPTPSPVPKPVATPRPAADAKAAAAAKKPPAKPVKKEPPKPKHPAREWVQIAGGANKAALPREWARLKAAEPRLVAGLKAWTMPLRATNRLLVGPFASSGAAQEFVNRMTKAGHQAFAVSSEEGQAVEPLGAR
- a CDS encoding deoxyguanosinetriphosphate triphosphohydrolase, which produces MRNRWASDPATSRGRRHAEPGAETRGPRDAFQRDRDRIVHSTGFRRLRHKTQVFLAPDGDHFRVRLTHSLEVAQIGRTIARVLGLNEDLTEALCLAHDIGHPPFGHAGEEALRDALADHGGWDHNAHTLRVLTRLENPYPHWDGLNLSWETLEGLAKHNGPIGRPTWAMAEADAGFALDLDSWPSLEAQVAAIADDIAYDNHDIDDGLRAGLITLDQVLSVPLVERQWQRVAERCGGSEPHRVQRELVRDLIGVMVNDVIASSRAALEAAAIDSADAARAHRGQLVGFSPSMAEAERTLKRFMYANLYHHPQQLRAADAAQHVVAGLFDAYRADPGRLPEAWRTTLPAADPDRSRHIADFIAGMTDRYAIARYREHVGPVEMPEGF